A window of Mucilaginibacter robiniae genomic DNA:
TTATGACGATTTTAGATAACATTGTATTAAAAAAGAAAAAAGAAGTAGCTGCTGCCAAAATGGTCACTTCTTATACCCAATTGGAAGAACGCGAGATGTTTTTGCGCGATACGCTTTCCTTTCGTGATTTTTTGCTAAACCCTGCCCGTACCGGCATCATTGCCGAGTTTAAACGCAGGTCGCCATCTAAAGGTGTAATTAACGATGAGGCCAAAGTTGCCGATGTAACTATGGGTTACAATTCGGCCGGAGCCTCTGCCCTATCGGTACTAACCGACCGGCATTTTTTTGGCGGCCGTAAAATGGATTTACTGGAAGCCCGCAAGGTAAACCACATCCCGATTTTGCGCAAAGATTTCATGATTGATGAATATCAAATTGTTGAAGCCAAAACCCTGGGTGCTGATGTTATTCTGCTGATTGCCGCCATATTAACGCCTGAACAGATTAAACACTTTGCCACTACTGCCAAAAGTGTGGGTTTGAATGTATTGCTGGAAGTGCACAATCAGGAAGAGCTGGAACGCAGCCTGGATGATAACGTGGATGCCGTTGGTGTAAATAACCGTAATTTAGCTGATTTTACTACTTCGGTAGAAACTTCTTTCCGGTTGGTTGAACACATTCCCGATCAGTTTTTGAAAGTATCCGAAAGTGCCATCAGCAACCCGGAAACGATTAAAGAATTAAAAGCTGCCGGTTTTAATGGTTTTCTGATTGGTGAAAACTTTATGAAGCACCGCTACCCTGGCTATGCCATGGAAGAGTTTGTAAGGCAACTACAATAGGCAGACAAACTACGTGCATGCCGAAACAAATTCGGCATAATAGGAAAAGGGCTTCACAACTCCTTCCGCATCACATAATCATTCATCCAGTAAGGGCCGATAGCAATGTTCTCTTCATAAACAACAGCAAAGCCCTGCTTTTCATAAAAATGCAGGGCTTTGTTATATCGATTTACATTCAGCTCCAACGCATGAGGGCCCGCTTGTTGTATTTGTTGTGCCACTGTATCAATCAGCAACTTGCCATAGCCTTTACCTTGCGTTTGCGGCAGGCAGTATAGCTTATGCAGTTTGTAAATAGCCGCATCTTCTTCACGCGGTGAGTAAGCCGCAAAAGCCACCGGCTGGTTATCTTCTATCAGTAATAAATAAGTTTGACTACCCGTTGCTATCTGCTCGCTGATTTTTGCTTCATCATAAATAAAGTTCAGC
This region includes:
- the trpC gene encoding indole-3-glycerol phosphate synthase TrpC codes for the protein MTILDNIVLKKKKEVAAAKMVTSYTQLEEREMFLRDTLSFRDFLLNPARTGIIAEFKRRSPSKGVINDEAKVADVTMGYNSAGASALSVLTDRHFFGGRKMDLLEARKVNHIPILRKDFMIDEYQIVEAKTLGADVILLIAAILTPEQIKHFATTAKSVGLNVLLEVHNQEELERSLDDNVDAVGVNNRNLADFTTSVETSFRLVEHIPDQFLKVSESAISNPETIKELKAAGFNGFLIGENFMKHRYPGYAMEEFVRQLQ
- a CDS encoding GNAT family N-acetyltransferase; this translates as MHIIQQATPADAATIVQLAEQIWWPTYSEILSPEQIAYMLNFIYDEAKISEQIATGSQTYLLLIEDNQPVAFAAYSPREEDAAIYKLHKLYCLPQTQGKGYGKLLIDTVAQQIQQAGPHALELNVNRYNKALHFYEKQGFAVVYEENIAIGPYWMNDYVMRKEL